A single region of the Aquarana catesbeiana isolate 2022-GZ linkage group LG07, ASM4218655v1, whole genome shotgun sequence genome encodes:
- the DYNLT4 gene encoding dynein light chain Tctex-type 4: MMEEHPDSLPQAVLAQLRQVAEEVPGQTSSRSAALVTRRSSHCVEMVPRSLMRLRSIEERHAPFSRRSSVVSNLQFSRKNSLCATGPNRRLSIGPWAHFGRISFSGLPLYPPIKEIHYENTYKTGPDQGCGFNLSQAQKVLETVLRNYLTDIDYGAITSGQRAQNLSDLIRSRMKEQCPPRYKVVCNVILGQMGNQGLRVASRSLWDPQTDNFASATYCNATLFAVAMVHGSYYE; encoded by the coding sequence ATGATGGAGGAGCACCCTGATTCCCTCCCACAGGCCGTGCTGGCCCAGCTGCGCCAGGTTGCGGAAGAAGTTCCGGGACAGACATCCTCCAGGTCAGCCGCCCTCGTGACTCGCAGGAGCTCGCACTGCGTAGAAATGGTCCCTCGCTCACTAATGCGTTTGAGAAGCATAGAGGAGCGCCACGCCCCGTTCTCCCGCCGGAGCTCCGTGGTCAGCAACCTTCAGTTTTCCCGCAAGAACTCTCTGTGCGCCACGGGGCCCAACAGGCGCCTTTCTATAGGGCCCTGGGCCCACTTCGGACGCATCAGCTTCTCCGGACTTCCCCTCTATCCTCCCATCAAAGAGATCCACTACGAGAACACCTACAAGACCGGGCCGGACCAAGGCTGTGGGTTCAACCTGAGCCAGGCCCAGAAGGTTCTGGAGACGGTGCTGAGGAACTACCTGACTGACATTGACTACGGCGCCATCACCAGCGGGCAGCGGGCGCAGAACCTCTCCGATCTGATCCGCAGCCGGATGAAGGAGCAATGTCCGCCCCGCTACAAGGTGGTGTGTAACGTCATACTGGGCCAGATGGGCAACCAAGGCCTGAGGGTGGCCAGCCGCTCCCTCTGGGACCCCCAGACCGATAACTTCGCATCCGCCACGTATTGTAACGCCACCTTATTCGCCGTCGCCATGGTGCACGGATCTTATTATGAGTGA